The segment tattttcctattATGCCTTCAGAttttgtttcttatattttcaaCATAAGAGTTAGCAAGGAAATTTTGCGGTCGTATATATTTGTGTGCGTAGCTTGAAATATCACTTGACAATACGAGGGAATACTTTTGAATAGTCCTAAAAATTtattatcacaaaaatagtttttaaaaaaatgaccaaaataactttcagtaaaaatttaaatacacATATATCATTCGGTTAATTAGTCTAAAATTAAGATTTAGTTTTAAGAGGTGGGGTTTAGGTTTAGAAATTGGAATTTATAATCAAGATTTTAGGATTTAGTGtataatttctttaaaaataatatttaaatttttttatttatattaaatgtttaaTTCGTTAAAAATACCATAGTTATTTTGCTCTTTAATGAATTTTGCTATAATGAAAGTTATTTTCATCATTTTTGTGGACTATTTTggtcataaaatattttctaaggtTTTCAAGGAAATTTGTTCATTTTTATACCAAATAAAAATTGGGGTTTTTGCAAacttgacctacaacttaaagtcaaacacaaaactaacctcctttttttttgaaaattggttttaccctattcaccccacaagttcatataatttacaaaaatgccatcaatttttttttttttttttcgaaaatgacatttttactctctcaccctcatcatcttcaagtaattacaagattgccattgtcatcaataccacaaccaccatgaacaactaatttgaagctcttaatgctcccaaaatcgatttacccttcttctttttccattcttgtgaactaaacacaacatatctctcactttctctccacaatgagctaaaaaaccccaagattttgattctaaaatttttatggttcataaagtcatagaagctaacgattatgggtgggtgactttcgtttgtgattatgtgtgcttggagaagccttatgtatgctaaggaacttatctcaccaatttaaggtatgaaatcgagtttttttccagatctgttcgtcagacgacttacttgggaagtcgtctcgctgtagacgacttacctttcagtcgtctggctgtagacgacttacctggaagtcgtctggtcaacgcagaggttatttttgcaattgactttgaaatctgtaacctgagacgactgaaagttaagtcgtctactattgtttggtttcaaaaaaaattccaaagaacctagacgacttacatttcagtcgtcataggttagttttgcatttgactggataatttcagaagtttgacttccccagacgacttacatttcagtcgtctggcgaaaattaaaataataatattttttttaaagtaaacgacttacaattaagtagtcataggttagttttgcaattgaaaaaaaaacttcaagatttaattatacacagacgacttataattcagtcgtccaccagacgacttaattgtaagtcgtccaggacttttttccgagattctggtcaaacctcgtaaatcctggacgacttacatttcagtcgtctcgtggacgactgaattataagtcgtctgtatataattaaatcttgaagttttttttttcaattgcaaaactaacctatgacgacttaactgtaagtcgtctacttttaaaaaaatattattattttaattttcactagacgactgaaatgtaagtcgtccaaaaagtcaaacttctgaaataatccagtcaaatgcaaaactaacctctgacgactgaaatgtaagtcgtctagcttttttggagttttttttttaaccaaacaatagtagacgacttaactttcagtcgtccgaaataacagatttcaaagtcaattgcaaaaataacctctgcgttgaccagacgacatatagtttagtcgtctagacaacttagattgaagtcgtccgcgtcagTCTTTAATAAACTTTCGTTTTCTTTGTTCTAAGTTTGCTAATGTGTTATATTTTGACTTTTTCAGATGATGCGTCAGTTACATGCAGTGTATGGAGAATGGTTGTTGAAAGATGGATGTTGGAATTTTGTGGTTGATCATTTCAAAGGAGCGAGAatgttatttttgaatgaaagttcgACACATGCTGATCTTGTTGCAATGGCTCAAGAAGATTATAACCTGGACATGAACACAGAGTCTGTGGAGCTAACCTACTCATTACAACAGATGGCTCCAGACCTTCCTCCTATTCATGTTACAAGTGATAGACAAGTTCGGAACTTGCTCGAGATAACTAAAACGCATGAAGTACGTCTTTGTGTATCAAGCTTTAGCAAGATGAGAACGGTTTCAGAGGAAAGGGATGAAGATCAtgtgggggatgaagctgaggagggggatgaagctgaggtgggggatgaagctgatgtgagcgatgaagatgaagagggggatgaagctgaggagggggatgaagctgaggaggggcATGAAGCTGaagagggggatgaagctgaggatcATGATGGGGAGGAGGATGCTGACATCCCTGTTGTTGCTGATGCTGAGGATTATAGTGAGTATGGAAAGGTTaaagatgaggatgaggaagaagatgatgaaatctGTTTTGATGATTACAAAGGGGCATATGGTTGTGAAGGAGAAGGATCATCTGCAGACAGAATCTATGTCAACCAGAGTTTTGCTAGTAAGGATGCACTGCTTTCAGAGTTGCGGTTGACAGCGGTGAGGCGTAGGTTCTCCTTCAGAATATTCAAGTCAACGAAAACTCTGTTTGTGGCAACATGTCGTGTTAGTGGTTGTCAATGGAAGGTCCGAGCAAGTGTGAAACATGGGACTAAAACGTTTTGGGTAACCAAGTATTTGGCAACTCATACATGTTCCATCCCAGACAGAATCGCTCAGCGGAAACGTTGTACTCCGAAGTACATTGGTCGACTTTTCATAGATCGAGTTGGAATCATTGATGGGTTGAATCCGCAGCATATCAAAGATGCAATGAAGAACATGTTTGGCATGACACTTGATTACACCACTTCATACAGAGCATTGTTATATGCGCAAGAAATGGTGAGAGGATCAGCGGAAGACGGGTATGAGCGACTGCCTTCATATTTGGAGCAAATCAAGGCAGCAAATCCGGGTTCTATCACAGCTATAGAACTTGATTCTCTGAATAGATTTAAGTATCTATTTCTTGCTTTTGGAGCTTCAATCAGAGGATTTAAGTATCAGAGAAGGGTCATTGTGGTAGATGGGACTCACCTAAGTGGGAAGTATGGGGGTACTATGTTGGTTGCAGCCGCACAAGACGGTAATTTTCAGATATATCCATTGGCTTTTGGGATCGTAGATGGTGAGAATGATGAATCTTGGGAATGGTTTTTCACAAAATTGGCGAGCTGTGTATCTGATGAGTATCCTCTGGTGATAGTCTCCGACAGGCACGCCTCCATTATAAATGCGTGTGAAAAGGTGTTTCCTTGGGCAACCCGAGGAATATGTTATTATCACCTTCAAGAGAATATTGTCAAAAAGTATAAAGGGAAGCATCTCTTGTACTTGGTGAAAGGTGCTGCTTATGCTCATACACTTTACGATTTTGATCGGTACATGGATGAGATACGGAGTGCAAATCCGGATCTTGCTGAGTATCTGGAGGAAGCCGATGTGACCCTATGGTCTAGGGTTCATTGTCAGGGAGACAGGTACAACTTAAAAACGAGCAATATCGCTGAATCAATTAACTCCGCACTGAAGCGAGCAAGAGGATTTCCTATTCAGTTCCTGCTGGAGTTCATAAGGGAGAAGCTAGGAAGGTGGTACTGGAAAAGGAGAGGAGATGCTTTGAGTCTTACAACTCAACATAGTCGGGGTGTTGAACACTTGCTTGCTGTCCGAGAGGAGAACGCGTATACTCTGAGAGTCCAACAAATTGATGGATGGAAGTTCTTTGTGAAAGGTGGCAATAGGGACTGTAATGTTGATCTGGAACTTCAAAAGTGTGATTGTGGTGTCTATCAAGTCGAGAAAATACCTTGCTCTCATGCTATAGCAGCTGGAACAGCAGCTGGTGTGCATATCTCCACACTTGTGTGGCCGGTCTACTCAAAGGATACTTTGTTTGCAGGATACTCAGAGAATATATATCCTTGTGTTGGACAACTTGTTGAGGCACGCACATGCTTTCCTCCGGAAGTAAAGCGTGGTCCGGGGAGACAGAAGAAATCAAGATGGCAATCTTGGTTGGAGCTATCCAGGATGAGAGGACGCAAACCCCGGAAGCAACACAGGGTTTATAGGTGCTCAGTCTGCAAAGAAACTGGCCATAAGCGTCCACAATGTAAGAACTGACGtggaagacctttaagtaagtcgtccagaagacctttaagtaagtcgtccaacgtcttaactagaattttcttctggtaagtcgtccagaagaccttctggttagtcgtccaacgtcttaattagaattttcttctggtaagtcgtccagaagaccttctggttagtcgtccaatgattttctatgttttatgaacttctctgtagtcgtccagaagacctttaagtaagtcgtccaatgattttctatgttttatgaacttctctgtagtcgtccagaagacctttaagtaagtcgtccaatgattttctatgttttatgaacttctctgtagtcgtccagaagacctttaagtaagtcgtccaatgattttctatgttttatgaacttctctgtagtcgtccagaagacctttaagtaagtcgtccaatgattttctatgttttatgaacttctctgtagaCTCTATGTTatgaatttatatgttttatgaacttttctttgTAGACCTTCTATGTTAAGCATTACATATTCCGAAACTAATTCCAACAgtgcaatttaaaaaatacaagttaAACATTACATATTCCGAAAGGTTACTGCACTACCAAACTAATTTCCTACGGAATTCTAGTTTGGTGTGAGGATAGGTTACAAAAAACAT is part of the Brassica rapa cultivar Chiifu-401-42 chromosome A09, CAAS_Brap_v3.01, whole genome shotgun sequence genome and harbors:
- the LOC117127822 gene encoding uncharacterized protein LOC117127822, producing the protein MRQLHAVYGEWLLKDGCWNFVVDHFKGARMLFLNESSTHADLVAMAQEDYNLDMNTESVELTYSLQQMAPDLPPIHVTSDRQVRNLLEITKTHEVRLCVSSFSKMRTVSEERDEDHGDEAEEGHEAEEGDEAEDHDGEEDADIPVVADAEDYSEYGKVKDEDEEEDDEICFDDYKGAYGCEGEGSSADRIYVNQSFASKDALLSELRLTAVRRRFSFRIFKSTKTLFVATCRVSGCQWKVRASVKHGTKTFWVTKYLATHTCSIPDRIAQRKRCTPKYIGRLFIDRVGIIDGLNPQHIKDAMKNMFGMTLDYTTSYRALLYAQEMVRGSAEDGYERLPSYLEQIKAANPGSITAIELDSLNRFKYLFLAFGASIRGFKYQRRVIVVDGTHLSGKYGGTMLVAAAQDGNFQIYPLAFGIVDGENDESWEWFFTKLASCVSDEYPLVIVSDRHASIINACEKVFPWATRGICYYHLQENIVKKYKGKHLLYLVKGAAYAHTLYDFDRYMDEIRSANPDLAEYLEEADVTLWSRVHCQGDRYNLKTSNIAESINSALKRARGFPIQFLLEFIREKLGRWYWKRRGDALSLTTQHSRGVEHLLAVREENAYTLRVQQIDGWKFFVKGGNRDCNVDLELQKCDCGVYQVEKIPCSHAIAAGTAAGVHISTLVWPVYSKDTLFAGYSENIYPCVGQLVEARTCFPPEVKRGPGRQKKSRWQSWLELSRMRGRKPRKQHRVYRCSVCKETGHKRPQCKN